A section of the Ignisphaera sp. genome encodes:
- the leuS gene encoding leucine--tRNA ligase, giving the protein MSSNLNEYFVKLAEKWSKILRENHVYEANRDSSRPKFYVTAAFMYPNGPIHIGHGRTYLVADILTRFKRVMGYNVLFPMGFHYTGTPIITMAEAIAAKDRELIELFKHDYDVSEEDIERMLDPLYMARYFHNISKEVMNLYGLSIDWRREFTTIDPEFVSFIHWQFVKLYDKNYIEKGSHPVGWCPKHGMPVGMHDTKGDVEPEIGEFVAIFFKDLDGVVYPTATLRPETIFGVTNIWINPSAKYMKIKTGNGSIWIVGIRAAERLLHQLEFEVLGYIEGKELIGKRVVNPITGEQVLILPASFVDDSFATGIVMSVPAHAPYDAVALEDLKMNPIYRDIVASIVPRIIIETDGRLIANAYEALKNMGIESQSERDKLDDATRYVYSLELRNGCMATHLHTFVPAIDNTTKQFIEKNVTGKSVLEVREVVRKFIIDREAGVTIYELLNKPVYCRCGTEVVVKLLKDQWFINYGDSEWKKKARATLAKMKIVPEESVPQFEATIEWLKKRACARTRGLGVPFPWDRRWIIESLSDSTIYMAFYTVVNKIRYYGIPVEKLTIEFWDYVMLGLNDVESLSRKLSIPIEVIEDIRNEFRYWYPLDMRISGKDLIPNHLTFFIFNHIAIFPEELQPRGIIANGWVLVKQMKMSKSLRNIIPLKRILNEYGTDIVRLFLALGAEVYQDENIDPEMLETLGKKEYPQLLKSIHDTVLDIFRSSEKFRNEMNDIDRLFWNEFVYKVNKIVKLIDDIKIREAGIIVFYDIKNLIDMYLKLADIPHRMILDMLRIWIPLISIYTPFIAEEIWSKTFKEGFASTYTINIPSEIDEKALLALRYAEAIVSSVQNIIRATKKSSINNIVIYISSKAHQKIMRKVIELHKQGLRLNEIINRLSEELGLNKREASQLVRSMYDVAMNTADEIEYLYLRLSDVDELELLKMSLDYLSKVMKSRIEIYSAEDLSAPDKGGKKKSVLPLRPGIYIE; this is encoded by the coding sequence ATGAGCAGTAATTTGAATGAATATTTTGTAAAGCTAGCTGAGAAATGGAGCAAGATACTTCGTGAAAACCATGTATATGAAGCTAACAGAGATAGCTCTAGACCTAAGTTTTATGTAACTGCTGCATTCATGTACCCTAACGGACCTATACATATAGGTCATGGGCGTACATACTTAGTGGCAGATATTTTAACAAGATTTAAGAGAGTTATGGGATATAACGTTCTCTTCCCTATGGGGTTCCATTATACAGGCACACCAATTATTACCATGGCCGAGGCTATAGCTGCAAAAGATAGAGAGCTTATAGAGTTGTTCAAACATGACTACGATGTTTCTGAAGAAGATATTGAGAGAATGCTTGATCCACTCTATATGGCTAGATATTTCCATAACATTTCTAAAGAGGTTATGAATCTCTACGGACTTTCAATTGATTGGAGAAGAGAGTTCACGACAATAGATCCGGAATTCGTATCGTTCATTCACTGGCAGTTCGTAAAACTCTATGATAAGAACTATATCGAGAAGGGTTCTCATCCCGTTGGATGGTGTCCTAAACATGGTATGCCTGTGGGTATGCATGATACCAAAGGTGATGTAGAGCCAGAAATAGGGGAGTTTGTCGCTATATTCTTTAAAGATTTAGACGGAGTAGTTTACCCTACGGCTACACTTAGACCTGAAACAATTTTTGGAGTTACAAATATCTGGATCAATCCTTCGGCTAAATACATGAAGATAAAGACAGGTAATGGATCTATATGGATTGTAGGCATTAGGGCCGCAGAAAGACTACTCCATCAGCTCGAGTTTGAGGTATTGGGATATATAGAAGGAAAGGAATTGATCGGTAAAAGAGTTGTAAACCCCATAACAGGTGAACAAGTGTTGATTCTTCCAGCCAGTTTTGTAGATGATTCGTTTGCCACTGGTATAGTTATGAGTGTTCCTGCACATGCCCCGTATGATGCTGTAGCTCTAGAAGATCTGAAGATGAATCCCATATACAGAGATATAGTTGCATCTATAGTTCCTCGTATAATAATTGAAACAGATGGAAGACTTATTGCTAACGCATATGAAGCTCTAAAGAATATGGGTATAGAGAGCCAATCTGAAAGAGATAAACTGGACGATGCAACCAGATATGTTTATTCGCTTGAGCTTCGAAATGGATGCATGGCTACACATCTCCACACATTTGTGCCAGCAATAGATAATACAACAAAACAGTTTATTGAGAAGAACGTTACCGGTAAAAGTGTTTTGGAAGTTCGTGAAGTAGTTAGAAAATTCATTATAGATAGAGAAGCTGGTGTAACAATTTACGAACTTCTAAACAAACCTGTTTATTGTAGATGTGGAACAGAAGTTGTAGTTAAGCTTCTTAAAGATCAATGGTTTATAAACTACGGTGATAGCGAATGGAAGAAAAAAGCGAGAGCAACTTTAGCTAAGATGAAGATTGTTCCTGAAGAATCTGTGCCCCAGTTTGAGGCAACTATAGAGTGGCTCAAGAAGAGAGCGTGTGCTCGAACACGTGGTTTAGGTGTACCTTTTCCATGGGATAGAAGGTGGATTATAGAGAGCTTAAGCGATTCTACAATATATATGGCTTTCTATACTGTAGTGAACAAGATAAGATACTACGGTATCCCTGTCGAAAAGCTAACAATAGAGTTCTGGGATTACGTTATGCTTGGATTAAACGATGTAGAAAGTCTATCTAGAAAACTATCCATACCGATCGAGGTTATCGAAGATATACGTAACGAATTTCGATACTGGTATCCACTAGATATGAGAATTAGTGGAAAGGATCTAATACCCAATCATCTAACATTCTTTATATTCAATCATATTGCAATATTTCCAGAAGAACTTCAACCCAGAGGAATAATAGCTAATGGATGGGTTCTGGTTAAGCAAATGAAGATGAGTAAATCGTTACGAAACATAATACCTTTGAAGAGAATCCTCAATGAATATGGTACAGACATAGTTAGACTGTTTCTCGCTCTAGGTGCTGAAGTATATCAAGATGAAAATATAGATCCTGAAATGCTTGAAACACTTGGTAAGAAAGAATATCCACAACTACTAAAATCTATACACGATACTGTTCTAGATATATTCCGGAGCAGTGAGAAATTTAGGAATGAAATGAACGATATAGATAGACTCTTCTGGAACGAATTCGTATACAAAGTTAATAAAATTGTTAAACTGATCGATGATATTAAGATAAGAGAGGCAGGTATAATTGTATTCTACGATATAAAAAACCTTATCGACATGTATCTAAAACTTGCCGATATTCCCCATAGAATGATACTAGATATGTTAAGAATATGGATACCCTTAATTAGTATCTATACACCATTTATAGCTGAAGAGATTTGGAGTAAAACATTTAAGGAAGGTTTCGCATCTACATACACCATTAATATACCTAGTGAAATAGATGAAAAAGCACTTCTAGCTCTACGATACGCTGAAGCCATAGTGAGCTCCGTACAGAACATAATTAGAGCTACAAAGAAGTCCTCGATAAACAATATAGTGATTTACATTTCTTCTAAAGCTCATCAAAAGATTATGCGAAAAGTTATAGAGCTACATAAACAGGGTCTAAGACTTAATGAGATTATCAATAGACTGTCTGAAGAACTGGGACTCAATAAGAGAGAAGCTTCGCAACTAGTTAGATCTATGTACGATGTGGCCATGAATACTGCAGACGAGATAGAGTACCTATATCTAAGGTTAAGTGATGTAGATGAGCTTGAGTTATTAAAAATGTCTCTAGACTATCTTTCTAAAGTTATGAAAAGCAGAATCGAGATATATAGTGCAGAAGATCTCTCTGCACCTGATAAAGGTGGTAAAAAGAAGTCAGTATTACCGCTGAGACCAGGAATATACATAGAGTAA
- a CDS encoding nicotinate phosphoribosyltransferase: protein MEPRIYILSVDELKKGTATDIYFIRSREILEKNNLCDTLVRYELHCYGLPRDYKWAVYAGVEESLALLRGRDITFYTLPEGTLFRDLYPLAIVEGKICEIIDIETALLGILRFYTSVSTKAARIKKISGDRQVIFFGLRAHHPALAPALDRAAYIGGCDAVSGAFSATITGTSPRGTMPHALIIVFRDPVKAWKAFDEVMPPDVPRIALVDTFYDERVESLMAIQALGNKLWGIRLDTPRSRRGDIRMIIEEIKWTLKLHGYENIKIVVSGGIDENHIARLKDIVDVFGVGTSIAFPPSVDISMDIVEIYDEKEGRWIPITKRGKLPGAKQLYRCRPLIEDYVDVPNKIVVCGNGVEARPMLEKYIDHGRIVKELQSAKEIREYVLEQLVFAEL from the coding sequence ATGGAGCCCAGGATATATATTTTGAGTGTTGATGAACTTAAGAAAGGTACTGCTACAGATATATACTTCATCAGGAGTCGGGAGATACTTGAGAAAAACAATTTGTGTGATACGTTAGTTAGATATGAGCTGCATTGTTATGGTCTTCCAAGAGATTATAAATGGGCTGTATACGCAGGTGTTGAAGAGTCTTTAGCATTACTGAGAGGTAGAGATATAACATTTTATACGCTTCCTGAAGGAACTCTATTCAGGGATCTATATCCACTTGCAATTGTTGAAGGAAAAATCTGTGAAATTATAGATATCGAAACCGCTTTACTTGGCATACTAAGATTTTATACTAGTGTCTCAACTAAAGCTGCAAGAATAAAGAAGATATCTGGGGATAGACAGGTTATTTTCTTCGGTTTGCGTGCTCATCATCCTGCACTCGCACCAGCTCTTGATAGAGCAGCATATATAGGTGGTTGTGATGCTGTTTCCGGTGCATTTAGTGCAACAATTACTGGTACAAGTCCTAGAGGCACTATGCCTCATGCATTAATAATAGTGTTTAGGGATCCAGTAAAGGCATGGAAAGCATTCGACGAAGTTATGCCTCCAGACGTACCTCGCATAGCCCTCGTGGATACATTCTATGATGAGAGAGTTGAAAGCCTTATGGCTATCCAAGCTTTAGGAAACAAATTATGGGGAATAAGACTAGATACACCTAGAAGCCGTAGAGGAGATATCAGAATGATTATAGAGGAGATTAAGTGGACTCTTAAGCTCCATGGCTACGAGAATATCAAGATAGTTGTAAGTGGAGGTATAGATGAGAATCATATAGCAAGGTTAAAGGATATTGTCGATGTTTTCGGTGTAGGAACATCTATAGCGTTTCCACCTTCAGTAGATATAAGTATGGATATTGTCGAGATATATGATGAAAAAGAAGGTAGATGGATCCCTATAACGAAGCGAGGTAAACTTCCAGGAGCTAAACAGCTATACAGATGTAGACCTCTTATTGAAGATTATGTAGATGTGCCAAATAAAATAGTTGTATGTGGTAATGGTGTAGAGGCAAGACCCATGTTAGAGAAGTATATTGATCATGGGAGAATCGTAAAAGAACTTCAGTCAGCTAAAGAGATAAGGGAGTATGTGTTAGAGCAATTAGTATTCGCAGAACTATAA
- a CDS encoding DUF58 domain-containing protein, which yields MKITLLGIIHIMLSLLLIFYAYINRDPMILAISLSFVLIIYYEYRSFTEAVRAIDKVRIKRELEKKVSNELEEVVMKIIIENGSDVVFPRVILKDIIPQLVSSDPAKLVFNIVIPSKSSLVIEYKVKPLAPGVHDFQVFDVIISDALGYFYENVSIESKDSLVVLPLYSPTSIDVKSLQRVMGITLKGKAIGGAFELANIRDYVVGDDTRKILWKIYAKTGKLMVREDFGETRARVLVLIDMKKNLWSIGEPPNTLAQIQLRYARSLIDYLVRNRCTIDVALCSGLVPKVVRNFEERTIESLYNIISVLPVGGGCESPLSVFIDSVHHLGRVPEFYDIVILVTNPLSLVMESIDSLNSLMEAFPGRLVVTIPRYRYDEIVEEELLKNFLKSIATIVERGGIGLEISEEEMNVTYRG from the coding sequence TTGAAGATAACGCTTCTCGGCATTATTCACATCATGTTATCACTACTCCTTATCTTCTATGCTTACATTAATCGAGATCCAATGATACTCGCCATCTCCTTATCATTTGTACTGATAATATACTATGAATATAGATCATTTACTGAGGCTGTAAGAGCTATAGATAAAGTACGCATAAAGAGAGAATTAGAGAAAAAGGTATCGAATGAATTAGAAGAAGTAGTTATGAAGATTATCATAGAGAATGGAAGTGATGTTGTCTTTCCACGTGTAATCTTGAAGGACATCATTCCTCAGCTAGTTTCTTCAGATCCAGCTAAACTCGTATTCAATATTGTTATACCGTCTAAAAGTTCTTTAGTGATAGAATATAAGGTAAAACCCCTGGCGCCAGGAGTACATGATTTTCAGGTATTTGATGTAATTATTTCAGACGCTCTTGGATATTTTTATGAAAACGTCTCTATTGAGAGTAAAGATTCTCTTGTGGTACTACCTCTCTATAGCCCTACATCGATAGATGTAAAGAGCCTACAGAGAGTTATGGGGATAACGCTAAAAGGAAAAGCAATAGGTGGAGCATTCGAGTTAGCTAATATTAGAGACTATGTAGTTGGAGATGATACTAGAAAGATTCTATGGAAAATATATGCTAAAACTGGTAAGCTTATGGTTAGAGAAGATTTTGGAGAGACTAGAGCTAGGGTTCTAGTTCTAATAGATATGAAGAAGAATCTATGGAGCATCGGTGAGCCACCCAATACATTAGCTCAGATACAGCTTAGGTATGCTAGATCACTTATAGACTACCTCGTTAGAAATAGATGTACAATTGATGTAGCTTTATGTAGTGGTCTAGTTCCGAAAGTTGTAAGAAATTTTGAAGAAAGAACTATAGAGTCTCTATACAACATAATATCGGTCCTACCTGTAGGTGGAGGTTGTGAATCTCCCCTATCTGTCTTCATAGATAGTGTACATCATCTAGGGAGAGTACCTGAGTTCTACGATATTGTAATCCTCGTTACAAATCCTCTATCACTGGTTATGGAATCTATAGATAGTCTCAATAGTCTGATGGAGGCATTTCCGGGTAGATTAGTTGTGACTATACCTAGATACAGGTATGATGAAATAGTTGAAGAAGAGTTGCTGAAGAATTTCTTGAAAAGCATAGCAACCATTGTAGAAAGAGGTGGGATAGGGTTAGAGATTTCTGAAGAAGAAATGAACGTAACTTACAGGGGATAA
- a CDS encoding MoxR family ATPase, whose translation MDKEYREVIEIDVKKCGELVAKALDQAQKKVVGKRKELELILATLLAEGHVLLEGVPGVAKTLMAKTVALVFGLDFKRVQATPDLLPSDILGTQIYDVKTGQFVFRKGPIFTNILFVDEINRAPPKTQSALLEAMQEKQVTIEGITYKLPQPFLVIATMNPIEIEGTFPLSEAQVDRFLSKIEIGYPTAEETVEILNRYYEVVDVSDIIPSLGLKDVLMLINTVKKIYVDINIKKYTASIIEMTRRHPMVKLGASPRGAIALYTLSKSIALIRMRDYVIPDDVKYVAYAALSHRLILRGEARISGITAKDVIDDVLSKVEPP comes from the coding sequence ATGGATAAAGAGTATAGAGAAGTAATAGAAATCGATGTGAAGAAGTGCGGAGAACTTGTTGCTAAAGCTTTAGATCAAGCACAGAAGAAGGTTGTTGGAAAAAGGAAAGAGCTAGAATTAATATTAGCAACTCTTTTGGCTGAAGGACATGTGCTTTTGGAGGGTGTTCCAGGGGTAGCTAAAACACTTATGGCCAAAACTGTAGCTTTGGTTTTTGGCCTAGATTTTAAGCGAGTTCAAGCTACACCAGATCTCCTGCCTTCAGATATCTTGGGAACTCAGATATATGATGTTAAAACAGGTCAATTTGTGTTTAGAAAGGGTCCCATTTTCACGAATATACTCTTTGTTGACGAAATAAATAGAGCTCCTCCAAAAACACAGAGCGCCCTACTTGAAGCTATGCAGGAAAAACAAGTAACAATTGAAGGTATTACCTATAAACTCCCACAACCATTTCTGGTTATAGCAACCATGAATCCTATTGAGATTGAAGGTACATTCCCATTATCGGAAGCGCAAGTAGATAGATTTTTATCTAAAATTGAAATAGGGTATCCAACAGCTGAAGAAACTGTTGAAATACTTAACAGATACTATGAGGTAGTCGACGTAAGCGATATCATACCGTCTCTAGGATTGAAGGACGTTCTCATGCTAATTAATACCGTTAAAAAGATTTATGTTGATATAAACATTAAGAAGTATACAGCATCTATAATTGAGATGACCAGACGTCACCCAATGGTAAAACTAGGGGCATCACCAAGAGGTGCTATAGCGTTATACACACTATCTAAATCGATAGCGTTAATCAGAATGAGAGACTATGTGATTCCCGACGACGTAAAATACGTAGCTTATGCAGCTCTCTCACATAGATTGATTCTTCGTGGCGAAGCGAGGATTTCGGGGATAACAGCTAAGGATGTTATCGATGATGTTCTATCTAAGGTCGAGCCTCCTTGA
- a CDS encoding radical SAM protein produces MSDELKIVAQYDRERNVVYVGRKEIVVGGPLPQLDSNEKLVRYTSSLCPYCFRILPATVIERNDSLYIKRICPNHGEVEEVYFSNSEIFKRFEKYYFEGQGPGHIYTATSAPCPLNCGLCSMHKTHTALLNIDVTNRCDLSCWYCFYFAERAGYVYEPSLDDIKNMIDGLKKQTNIVLSVQLTGGEPTLREDLIDIVRLLRNLGVKHIQLNTHGIKFAKLYIENRDKAVTYTKSLREAGVNTVYLSFDGVTPKTNPKNHWEVPYTLEAFREGGMTSVVFVPTVIRGVNDHELGDIINVAAHNMDIVRAVNFQPVSLVGMMRKQERSRYRVTIPDLIKAIEEQTNGEIDRYAWFPVGASVPIARFLELLSPSKRAEFTCHPACGAATYVYVERSGNGFRFIPIARFIDADGLLDYLNNRVELLSNKPKYLAKLYGLKSVFDILNKFVVWEEVPTEIRNELRSILFDIFIKRNYHALGRFHYKFLFVGMMHFMDEWNYDISRVNRCAVHYALPDGRIVPFCAFNILNDIYRDTPHKSFGILIQDYLKIYGERSLAENKYVRSKDIIDKMVKGEPYRKTYAPVLDKLKEYYDTL; encoded by the coding sequence TTGAGTGATGAATTAAAGATTGTTGCACAATATGATAGAGAGAGAAATGTAGTATATGTAGGTAGGAAAGAAATTGTTGTTGGTGGACCTTTACCGCAACTAGATAGTAATGAGAAACTTGTACGTTATACTTCTTCTCTATGTCCATATTGTTTTAGAATTCTTCCTGCAACTGTGATTGAAAGAAATGATTCTCTCTACATTAAACGTATATGTCCCAATCATGGTGAGGTAGAGGAAGTATATTTCTCTAATTCTGAAATATTTAAGCGGTTTGAGAAATACTATTTTGAAGGACAGGGACCGGGACATATATACACAGCCACTTCGGCTCCCTGTCCCTTGAACTGTGGTCTTTGTTCTATGCATAAAACACATACAGCTCTCTTAAACATTGACGTTACAAATAGATGTGATCTAAGCTGTTGGTACTGTTTCTATTTTGCTGAAAGAGCTGGTTATGTCTATGAACCATCACTTGACGATATTAAGAACATGATTGATGGTTTAAAGAAGCAGACAAACATAGTTCTGTCTGTACAACTTACGGGAGGAGAGCCGACTCTACGAGAGGATCTTATTGATATAGTTAGACTGTTACGAAATCTAGGTGTTAAACACATACAGCTCAATACACATGGAATAAAGTTTGCCAAACTCTATATAGAGAATAGAGATAAGGCCGTGACATACACTAAGAGTTTACGAGAAGCAGGTGTAAACACCGTTTATCTAAGTTTCGATGGAGTTACTCCAAAAACTAATCCTAAAAATCATTGGGAGGTGCCTTACACATTAGAGGCCTTCAGAGAGGGAGGCATGACTAGCGTAGTTTTTGTTCCTACAGTTATCAGGGGAGTTAATGATCATGAACTTGGCGATATAATAAATGTTGCTGCCCACAACATGGATATAGTTAGGGCTGTGAACTTCCAACCGGTTAGTCTCGTAGGCATGATGAGGAAACAAGAAAGATCTCGATATAGAGTAACGATACCAGATCTAATTAAAGCTATAGAAGAGCAAACTAATGGTGAAATAGATAGGTATGCATGGTTTCCTGTAGGTGCATCAGTACCTATAGCTAGATTCCTTGAACTCTTAAGTCCGTCAAAGAGAGCGGAATTCACATGTCATCCAGCTTGTGGTGCAGCTACGTATGTATATGTCGAGAGGAGCGGTAATGGTTTCAGATTCATACCTATAGCTAGATTTATTGACGCTGATGGACTGCTAGATTACTTAAATAACAGAGTTGAGCTGCTGTCAAATAAGCCGAAATATCTTGCAAAGCTCTACGGACTTAAATCAGTATTCGATATACTCAATAAATTCGTGGTATGGGAGGAGGTTCCAACAGAGATTAGAAATGAACTTAGATCGATATTGTTCGACATATTCATTAAACGTAATTACCATGCGCTTGGTAGATTCCACTACAAGTTTCTATTCGTAGGTATGATGCATTTCATGGATGAATGGAATTACGATATCTCGCGAGTCAATAGATGTGCTGTTCACTATGCTCTTCCAGATGGGAGGATAGTACCTTTCTGTGCATTCAATATCTTAAACGACATATACAGAGATACACCTCACAAAAGTTTTGGAATACTCATTCAAGATTATCTGAAAATATATGGAGAGAGATCATTAGCAGAAAATAAGTATGTAAGAAGCAAAGATATTATAGATAAGATGGTTAAGGGAGAACCATACAGAAAGACTTATGCACCAGTATTGGATAAGCTTAAAGAGTACTACGATACTTTATAG
- a CDS encoding ATP-binding protein, with protein MSHHIESTKTYSFTPIKIASHKVYVVETIPAIPNTRVISILSKISKYFRFPLETNIKLRIRGSQISNLEPEKLSYLVHLLSATILPLYLNKYEPHSQALIAYIDISKDGSGVIHNAALVTKKDAKNLGKKHTLFIALARGDEKHIEIHQLNTLFKMAWLYVSQPLKLNKSIDVSTVPLRTRNILVTFESKIEDKYIEISVPEFHEALRVKIPIRTSTWCLDDLPFRLREEVETIVIKPIASNAPYAPRGIMITGPPGVGKSVTAEIIASALKLKIIELRPSLYRSMWYGLTEKILEGILKNIKSRKNSLVLLDDADFLVGRHVSLHETHVSEITILLRYLQETSRPLTVLTTNVPELLDPALIRPGRIDAVIVMGYPDREFRKRIALRSAEKYKIDLKSELLETIANLTRWFSNAEIEAFIRLAASKGEGRITEETILWARQRFNINEQMRKSIQNQLKWFGEQFQGISIKYVPNESDVL; from the coding sequence GTGAGTCATCACATAGAAAGTACAAAAACCTACAGTTTCACACCAATTAAGATAGCGAGTCACAAAGTATATGTTGTTGAAACAATTCCGGCCATACCGAATACACGCGTTATCTCAATACTGTCTAAGATTTCAAAGTATTTCAGATTCCCTCTAGAGACTAACATCAAGCTTAGGATAAGGGGTTCACAGATATCGAATCTAGAACCTGAAAAACTATCTTATCTAGTTCACCTACTTTCTGCAACGATATTACCGTTATACTTGAACAAATACGAGCCTCACTCTCAAGCATTGATAGCATACATAGATATATCGAAAGATGGTAGTGGTGTTATACATAATGCTGCATTAGTAACAAAGAAAGATGCTAAGAACCTCGGTAAAAAACATACTCTATTCATAGCCCTAGCAAGAGGCGATGAAAAACACATAGAGATCCATCAGCTCAACACCTTATTCAAAATGGCTTGGCTTTATGTATCACAGCCATTAAAGCTGAACAAGAGTATAGATGTTTCAACAGTTCCCCTGAGAACTCGCAATATATTGGTAACTTTCGAAAGCAAGATAGAAGACAAGTATATAGAGATATCTGTGCCCGAGTTCCATGAAGCTCTAAGGGTCAAAATACCTATAAGGACATCCACATGGTGCTTAGATGATCTTCCCTTCAGACTTAGAGAAGAGGTTGAAACCATAGTTATAAAGCCTATAGCCAGTAATGCTCCCTATGCACCACGAGGAATAATGATAACAGGTCCTCCAGGTGTAGGTAAAAGTGTGACTGCTGAAATAATTGCATCTGCTCTCAAGCTAAAGATAATTGAACTCAGACCCAGTCTTTATAGATCTATGTGGTACGGTTTGACGGAGAAAATATTGGAGGGAATACTGAAGAACATAAAATCTCGAAAGAACTCTCTTGTTTTGCTAGATGATGCTGATTTTCTTGTAGGTAGACACGTCTCTCTTCATGAGACTCATGTGAGTGAGATAACAATACTCTTAAGGTATCTACAAGAAACATCAAGACCATTAACGGTACTCACAACAAATGTTCCAGAACTTCTCGATCCAGCACTAATTAGACCTGGGAGAATAGATGCTGTAATAGTGATGGGTTATCCTGATAGAGAGTTTAGGAAAAGAATTGCTTTAAGGAGCGCCGAGAAATATAAAATAGACCTTAAGTCAGAACTTCTAGAGACTATAGCCAATTTAACTAGGTGGTTTAGTAATGCAGAAATAGAGGCTTTTATAAGGTTAGCCGCTAGTAAAGGTGAGGGACGTATAACAGAAGAAACTATTCTCTGGGCTAGGCAAAGATTCAATATAAATGAACAGATGAGGAAATCTATACAGAATCAGTTAAAGTGGTTTGGAGAACAATTCCAAGGAATATCTATAAAGTATGTTCCAAATGAAAGCGATGTCCTTTAA
- a CDS encoding DegT/DnrJ/EryC1/StrS family aminotransferase, whose translation MKQIKMFEPIIDNEEIDAVVNVLKSRWLAHGPEVESFEKEFAEYIGVRYAAAVSNGTVALMLALKALGVGSGDVVLVPDYTFIATATSVLMVNAIPRFVDVDIETFNINPEDILSNLDGNIRAIMVVHLFGHPADMKIIKDIAEDKNIVLIEDVAQAHGAEAYGRKVGSFGDAAIFSFYATKNMTTGEGGIVVSDNKAVIEKVKLLRNHGQSARYIHIELGGNYRLTSIQAALGKAQLRKLDRLNDIRRAHAYRYNTLLGNVKAVDTPVEKSWAKHVYHVYALKFKDGLCRDAVYSCMLNKGIEVAIHYPLPIHKQPLFKAIGYKECCINSSHLASVELSLPIHPKLNEEDIELIVKTLKECIEIYCSNSI comes from the coding sequence ATGAAGCAGATAAAGATGTTTGAACCCATCATAGATAATGAAGAGATAGATGCTGTAGTAAATGTCCTGAAATCTAGATGGCTAGCTCATGGACCTGAGGTAGAGTCATTTGAAAAAGAATTTGCTGAATACATAGGTGTTAGATATGCGGCAGCTGTAAGCAATGGAACTGTAGCTTTGATGTTGGCTCTAAAAGCTCTTGGAGTAGGTAGCGGTGATGTCGTGTTGGTACCTGATTACACGTTTATAGCTACAGCAACCTCAGTCCTTATGGTAAATGCTATTCCTCGATTTGTAGACGTAGATATAGAAACATTCAATATCAATCCAGAAGACATTCTAAGTAATCTAGATGGAAATATACGTGCAATCATGGTAGTTCATCTCTTTGGCCATCCAGCTGACATGAAGATAATAAAGGATATAGCGGAAGATAAAAATATTGTATTAATAGAAGATGTAGCACAAGCGCATGGCGCTGAAGCTTATGGTAGAAAGGTGGGATCTTTTGGTGATGCAGCTATATTCAGTTTCTATGCTACTAAAAATATGACTACAGGTGAAGGAGGAATAGTGGTTTCAGATAATAAAGCTGTTATAGAGAAAGTAAAGCTCTTAAGAAACCACGGTCAGAGTGCAAGGTATATTCACATTGAGCTCGGTGGAAACTATAGATTAACATCAATACAAGCAGCGCTGGGGAAGGCGCAGCTTAGGAAACTGGATAGACTCAACGATATAAGGAGAGCTCATGCATATAGGTATAACACTCTTTTAGGGAATGTAAAAGCCGTGGATACACCTGTAGAAAAATCTTGGGCTAAACATGTATACCATGTTTATGCACTAAAGTTTAAAGATGGATTATGTAGAGATGCTGTATACAGCTGTATGTTGAATAAAGGAATTGAGGTAGCAATACACTATCCTCTACCTATACACAAGCAACCGTTGTTTAAAGCTATTGGCTACAAAGAATGTTGTATTAATTCATCGCATCTAGCATCCGTTGAGTTAAGCTTACCCATTCATCCCAAGCTAAACGAAGAAGATATAGAGCTTATTGTCAAAACTTTAAAAGAATGTATAGAAATTTACTGCAGTAACTCTATATAG